The region AAATGATAATACAAATGCTTATCTGCCAGGTGTTTTTTATTTTCTACGACCTCATAGATATGATTCATAAAAATGGAAACCCCCGCGTAATCTGATGTTAAAGTTGCTGCATCTGTTACGACTCGCATTAATTGATAAAGCGACTTAAAAGACAAGTTATGATCTATAGAAATATCAAAAACAGCCAATTGTTGTTGGATCACTTGATACACATTTGCTGGATGCGACTTCAAGGTTTTTTGAAGGGTCGCGTAGGCCATTACTAATCTGGACTCGATCAAGTATCTTTTTTCATTCTCTTGATAGGCCGTGATGATTCGTTCTAAAGTAGCTTTAGGATCTAAGTGTGCGTTTTGCACGTGGGTATGATAGATCTCTTGCAGAATAGCGTATGATTCTAAAGATATTGCCTTGGCGGTAGCCTTTTTCAGTGTTTTAAATCCTATCGCATAGTGTTCTTGTTCTAAGAAAATTCGCGCTGCCAGTACTAATTTAAAAAGTTGCATTTCTTCCTGTGAATCACTAGAAAAGCCTCTGGTGGCTGTAAAGTCTACTAAGTTTTCTTTTAACCGATTTTGAAGTGCATGCAACGCATTTTTATTGGCCTTCCCATAGATTTTTAGATCGAGATCTACTCGTACATCTTTGCGTAAGAGTTGAAATAATTGGATGTTTTTTACATCTGTTCGTTGGTTTTTCGCTTTCGCGAAAGCGAGAAAAGCACCCACCTCATCACTACTTAAAGAACTTATCAATGTATTTAAATCGTTCATATCTGTAGTTTAAAACATTGATTTATAGTAATTAATCATATTTAATTATTATTTCAATCGTAAGGATAAGACAAAAATAGGTTATTTGCTGGTAAGATCCTGCTACATATTTGCAGTATCAAAACAAACAAAAATGGAACATCAAGTAAATTACAAAACCGAAAAAAAAGAAGTCCAAAAATCAGAGGCTTTTACTGGAAAACCAACAGCGGCATTTATCGCTGCATCATGGACAGCACTACTCGTGGGAATGGTTTCCTATTGCGTAGGCTTGTGGCGATCTGATATGCTGCTCAACGAGCGCGGGTATTATTTTGTCATCCTGCTCTTTGGACTGTTCTCTGTCATCTCTGTACAAAAAGCGGTTAGAGACAAGCAGGAAGGAATAGCGGTAACTGACCTGTATTACGGTATCAGCTGGTTTGTGAGCATGGCATCTATCGTATTGCTCGTCATAGGCTTATGGAATGCCGATTTATGGCCTAGTGAAAAAGGGTTTTACGGCATGTCCTTTTTATTGAGCCTATTTGCCGCCATTGCAGTACAAAAGAACACGAGAGATGTGGCCTTTATAGACGAAAACTGGAAGTGATAAGAAATAGTAAACCCTAGTGATCGCAAGTGTATAGAATGTCCTTACGGTCTTTGTAACCAATCAAAGAAAAACCACCAAAATTATTATAATTATGAAATTAAACAACTTATCTGCCTTTATAGCCATTTCAATTCTCGGAATGTTATCTATCATACTTCCCGTATTTATTCTAGGGGATTTAAAACCCTATGAATCCCCGTTATTCCCTTTAATTAGAACTGGAATCGAAGGGATATCCCTTTACAGTATAAGCTTCCTTTTCTTATCCAGCTTTATTGTTAAATTATTTAGTAAGCCGTCCTTTTGGAAAATTGGATTAATGAGTGTGGCTTTATTTCCATTAGCCACTTTCTGTGAAATGATATTCGATCCGACTTCGCATAATCTGTTTCCATTTGAATTCATATTCTATGCTATTTTAACGGTTCCAGCAATAATAGGAGCAGCTGTATCTCAAGTTATGAAACGTTTTGTTATAAAAAAAGAAGTAAATACAGGCTACAACAAAATGTAAAAACAATAGGCCATTGCAGTACAAAAGAACGCTAGAGAGGTTACATTTATAGATAAAAACTGGAAGTGAAAAAATTCAGAGTTAGGAGTGAAGTATTATAAAAAAATAGATAATTAAAGGAAGAACGATGAAACAGTATCAAGGCCTATTCATCGCAAGTATTTTGAATGCTGTATTCTTTATCTGGGTTTATATCATACAGATTTATGAAATCAAGTGGACCATCGTTGGTGTGTTTTATGAATTGCTGATTATTCCTATGATGTTACTCGCACCAACTCTATTAGTCCTGTCTGCCATCCAAATCAAGAAGAAGGGTTTACAGGTTCCAAGTTTCATCTCTTTGCTGCTCTCTACAGGAATAACCGTTAGCCTAGTAAGCCTCTTCATCATGGATTAAATACCAATTTGTTTTTAAATGATGTATTGGTATAAAATAGCAAAACCGGCTGTTTACAAATAGAGCAGCCTGTTTTGATAATTAGGAACGACCTTTTCATGATGAGAAGGTCGTTTTTTATTTGGCTTTTATTCAACACCAAAGGTTTTATAAACTTGTAAGATTTAACGGCAAACTAGCACCCTGCTAAGTCAGTCTAAACAATTTACCTGGCAAGGGCTGTACCACACCTTTGAGCTCCATGCTCATCAATTGACCAGCCACTTTATGGACCGGTTGGTTAATGTTTAGAGCAATAATATCCAGCAGTGCTTTTTCATTTTCTTTAAGGTACCTGTAGATTAACTTTTCTTCATCTGTGAGTTCTACAAAAAGTTGTTTCTGTATGGAAACCGTCGGTTCTTTCCAGCCTAGAATATAGGGAACATCGGCTGTTTTAGTGAGCATGTGGGCTTTTGCTTGTTTGATCAGATCGTTACAGCCCATAGCATATTTATCGTTGACCCGTCCAGGTACCGCAAACACTTCCCGATTGTAACTACAAGCAAGGTCTGCAGTAACCAGTGAGCCTCCTTTGGAAGCACTTTCTATCACGACAGTTGCCTCACTCATACCTGCAATGATGCGATTGCGCCCTAAGAAATTATTTCTTTCAAACGTATCTGTATGCCAAAAATCAGTCATAAAGCCGCCGTTTTGCATCATGTCTTCATTATAAGCGGCATGATTACGTGGGTAGGTTTGTTGGAGTCCATGAGCCATAACGGCTATGGTCTGTAACCCATTTTCTATAGCCATTTTATGTGCTAAAATATCCACCCCATAAGCATAGCCACTGACGATAATAGGTTGTAGAGGAGCAATTTCATTAATAAATTTTTCTAAAAAAGCAGCTCCTACGCTGGTAATTTGCCTGGTCCCAACGATGCTCAAAATATACGGATGGTCTAACTGGATCTTCCCTTTTTCAAAATAGATGATAGGCCCATCAATACAATATTTCAACCGCTCAGGATAGTCCTCATTGTAATAAACGCGGTATTTGATCTTGTTCTCTTGTATAAACCTCAACTCTTCTGTCGCTTTAGAAAACAAGCCATCTTTGTTTCTTATAAACTGAGCCTTCTTCTCTCCTATTCCTTCTATGGATGCGATATCACGATACTGCTGTTCAAAAACACCCGCAGCACTTCCGAAAGTACGGATGAGCTTTTTGGCCATAATATCTCCTATAAGCGGTGCTTTTTTAAGTGCCAGAAGAGAAAGGAGTTCTTGTTGGTCCATGTATAAATATAAAACTAAAAATAAAGGGGGAATAAATTTAAGCTTAAATCTAAACTTAAATTTAAAAAAAGATTTGTAAGCCCCATTGTCCTGCGGACATTTCCCCAAAGGGGAAAGTTTCAAAAGCTAGTTATTTAATAGTTGAGAAAGTTTGCTAACCCAATTGCTTAAAATTTCTTTGCGTGAGAAGTGTTTTAGAACGTATTCCCGAGCTTCTTTACCCATGGATGTTCTCCAATCGGGGTCTTGTCTCCAGGCTTCTAATTGGTCTATAGCGGTTGATACATCTGGTTGCGAGAAATAGAGTCCTGCGTTTGCATTTTCTAGGACGGTTTTTACTTCGCTTGCTGGATTTCCTAAAACTAATGAAGGTTTCTCACTCGCCATCATTCCGAGTAATTTTGAGGGCATTACCGTATCTAGTACTTCTGTTTTTTGGAAAAGGAAATGCGCATCGGCACTGCATAAAAGATCTGATAATTCTGCAAAAGGTACTGGGTCGTAAAACGAGATGTTTTCCTGATCTACAGCTTGCATTACTTGCTGGTATTTTGCTCCTGCACCTACTATAATGATCTCGTAAAAGTCTTGTGGTAGCGCTTTCGCGAAAGCGAGAAAATAATCCCAATCTTGCTTATCACCTACATTACCGCTATACAGCAACTTAAATTTTTCACTTTGTAAATAGGAGTGTTGCTTTGCTGTAGATGGATCTACTTGATGTGCATCAATCCAATTAGGCAAATAATAAGTAGGCTGACTGGTCTTCGTTTGCAGCTTTGCGATCATCTTGTGACTGATGGTACTTATGGTAGTTGCTTTGCCTAAAATTCGTCGCTCTAAACTGAAAAGAAATTTAAAAATAAACTTCTTGCTCCCGCTAGAGATTCCTGATTGCAATGCTGCGTCAAATTCAAAGTCCTGAATATGAATCCAGCTTGGGGCTTTGTGTTTTCTCGCATGATAACCACCAAGCCATGCGCTGGCGGTAAAAGGTATGACAGAGATCACCAAGTCTGATTTTTTAATCTTTCTCAAATTAAAAAAACTTCCTTTTGTAAAACTGAGAATGTGAAGGATGCGCTTTAAAAAGGTAGGGTTTTCTGGAACGTACTGTTGGTAACGATACAATTTTGCTCCGTTGTGATCTTCTTGTAAATACTTAGGTTGCGACTGGTATTCTTGAGCAATTTTCCATTGTGGATAATAGGGAAAAGCCGTTACCACGTTTACCATTGCACCAGCGTCAACGAGTGCCTCCACCATTTGAGTAGAATACAGTCCTATAGCAGTGTCTTCTGGAGCATAGTTAAGCCCTATGAATGTGATGTGTTTTCCTTTCAACAATTGAAAATATTTACTTTCAGCAAATTTACTTTATAATCGTTTGTTAATCGACTAATCCATTCCCTAGGTGTTTTTATCTTAAATTTGAGAATAAATCTCTTCCTATGACTCAAATATTGAACTATAAAACCTTTTTATATATTGTATTATCTGGAATCTTCATGTCTTTTACTAGTTGTTCAAGCCAAAATAATGAAGAAACTACTGATAAAATATTGATTGATATAGGTGATTCTTTAACAAAGGGTTCTGGAGGTCAAGGTACTAGTATGTCATCGGTGACCTCAACCCTGTTAGGAGAACAATGGGTTGTTAAAAACATGGGAGTAGGTGGTGAAAACACTTTAACTATAGGGGCAAGATATGGTGCAATCCCTATGTACATAAAAGAATCGATTATCATACCTAAAGACGGTACTACAGTTGAAATTCCATTGGGATTATTCAGCACATATAATAACTCCAAAATAAAGCCTCTTATTCAAGGTGACGCAGGAATCAATCCTTGTTTTGTGGATTCATTGAAATGTACACTTAGTAGAGTTGAAAATTCATACTTTATCAAGCGTAATGATATAGGGGCATCAGATCATTTAACTGAGCCAAATACAACCATAGAAACATCTCTTTCAAAACAAACGAAAGGTATTGCCACTATTTTTATAGGTCAAAATGGTGGATATGAATCGCCACAAGAATTCTTGGAACAAATTGATTTGTTCGTAGCGCATAAAGGTGATTCCAACTTTATAATTATTACGTCACATGGAAATGGGTCAAATGAATTAGTAGCTCCCGTCAAAGAAAAATATGGAGATAGAGTTATTGATTTCAAAAAGTATATGACTACAAAAGCAATAAGCGATGCAATTGAATATGGTTTGTTACCAGATGATGGAAGTTTTCCAACCAATCAAGATATAGAGCTTATGCGTAATAATAAGGCACCCGCTTCTCTACTTATAGATATTGTACATTTAAATCCTATAGGTTATACTTTATTAGGAAAATTGAGATACAAAAAAGGATTAGAATTGGGTTACTGGTAATATCATTATTTTAAATAACCGGTATCAAGTTATCCGAGCTATATCTTGTTAACAATCATCTATCTTTAACAACTTGAGCTGGACTACCTAGGCATATTTTACCTGCTGGAAGATCTTTAAAAACAGCACTTCTTGCCCCTACTAATGTCCCGCGACCAATGGTTATTCCTGGCGCTACGTATACATCTGTTGCAATCCAGCATTGATCTTCTATGATGATCTTATGTGCGTAGATATCAAAATTTACCGCTTGTGAATCGTGCGTTCCTGTGCAGATGTATGATTTTTGAGATATCACCACCTGAGCTCCTATTTCAATTTCGCCTAGACTGTATAAAACTACATCATCTCCTATCCAGCTGTGATCCCCTATGATCACTTTCCATGGAAACTGTATTCTTACAGTAGGTCTTATGATTACTTTTTTGCCGATTTTTGCTCCAAACGCCCGTAATAGAAACCTGCGCCAGCCGTACATAAACTGTGGTGACCAAGCAAAAAGTGTGCTTTGAACCAGCCACCATAATTGTACAGTAACTGCTCCTTTCCCACGGAAGTTTTGTGGCAATTGGAATTTATCGAGTTGTTGGTAGTTTTTCAAATGGTATTGGTTTGTTAAAAACAAAGATAATTTTTTACGGCAGTAACACTGTCATAGAGTGTTCACTATTCTTCACTTGTTTGTATGGCAGCTGTAAAGTGGGTCATCAAAATATGTTCTAAAAGTAATTTTCCATCATCATTAGGGTGAATACCATCTCTTAATAAGTCTTGCGGCGCCACTTCCTTATTTAGATCTAGAAACTTATGCCACTCGCCACGTAAATCAATAAAACCAAAAGCATATTTTAAAGCTAATTTTTCCATTTCTATTGAAGTTTTATCTTCTAGATCGGTTAGCTTTTTATTGTGTTTTTTATCTTCTGGATACGACAAGTGATGATTAAAGATAATCACATCTCCCGTGAAATGGGTTTTTAAGTTTTTAAAGAACTGTTCCAATTCACCAGTTTCTGTGCCGCCATAGGCGTGAAAAAAAAGTAAATCAGCATGTTGCGGATAAATATCTTCTGCCATTAGCGGTAGTAATTGTGGCACTTGAAGACCACTACGAGCAGTGTTTATAATTTCAAAATTAGTAGCGGTAAAAGCACCTTCTAAGGTTTCCTTAATACGTTTTTCTTTGATTCCTTTGACTATGGACTGACCATGGAATTGTATTTTAAAAGAAGTTTTTTTTGAGGACTTATCGTTATCAGTTATAAGCTTGTGAGAATTGTAAAGCTCTGTAACAAGAATTTGCGATGTAGTGATTTCCGGAAGTTGGTATTTATCTAATGGGCTAGAACAAGCACTCAAAAGAAATGTACAGCTTAAAACGCATAAGGAATTTCTCATGTCATAGAATTATAAATCGCTTCCCATTTAGGTTTATTTACTTTCCACGAATACTCCTTAATTACAAATTCTCTCAGTTTCTTACCTGCCATGTCCCTTTCTTGATTGGTCCATTTTGAAGTATCAACCATGGCGTTTCTTAATTCTTCACGATTAGGATTGATAAGAATTCCACCATTATGACTCCATTCATTTAGAAGTCCTGTTTGATGTGTTGTAATTACAGGTGTTCCCATCATGGCAGCTTCTAGGTTCACCATTCCAACTACTTCAGAATAACTAGGCGCTACAAAGGCGTGTGCATCTCTATAAAGGTGTTTTTTATCTAGCCCTCTTACCTCCCCTAGAAACCTAATGCGAGGGTCTTGTTGTGCGAGTCGTTGTAATTCTTTGCTGTGATCGTTTTCTGGACCTGCAATTTTTAAATCAAAATCAAGCATTTTAAGCGATGCAAAAACATTGAGCAATAATTCTAGGCCTTTCTTGGGATGAATACGTCCTAAGAACAAGAAATAGGGTCTTGACGGCGCTTTTCTCTCTACCATCTCTTCTATTTCTACCGCATTGGGAATACACACTACTTCCGTTTTAGGAAATAGCTTTTGTAGGTTCTTTTGTTCCTCTGGTGTTATGGCGTGTATGTATCTCGCTTTCGCGAAAGCGGAACTAGAAACCCCCTTGAAATACAGTTTCTTTTTAAGCCTACCCTCCTTCCAAAGCCAAGGTTCATACATACCATGTGGAGAAAGCACAAAAGGAATATTACTCTTTGCAGCAGTTTTTGCAGCGGCATATTGTGCATGCATCCACACACCATGGATATGAAAAATAGACGTTGAGACTAAACCATTTAAATGGGCTTTTAAATCACTGGAATACAACCATGGCCCTTTATTAGAAAACTCCTGAATATCAAGGTCGTCTTGATCTTTTACGGTCGTTAGAATTTTTGAATCTGGAAATTGTATTTGAATGTCTTTAACAACCGTGCGCACCCCTCCGCTAGCTCTAGAAACATCCTCTGCTATGTGGTAAAGGTTTTTCAAGGAGACGTTTTAAAATTATCTAAAGGAGGTGACTTTAGTCGCTTCTTGTCAAAATTATAATCCAGCATCAAAAATAGGTTTATAAAAAAAGAAAAGAAGAGCACTCCGTTTTCTCTTTCTAAAACATTTTCTGAGAACATCACTATACAGTAGAAAAGAAGTACTGCAATAAATAAATAATTTTTTTTATAAAAGGCTCTGATTAGGTGGTAGAGTAGGAATAAGGAGAAAAACAACAATCCAAGATAGCCTACATTTAAAATGATACCTAAAAATTGATTGTGAGAATTATAGCGATGAGATGCTAAAAACGCTGCGTCTTCCTTGTAGCAATCTATGAGCTGATTTTTTCCATCTCCTATACCATAACCGAAAATTCCAGCATCAGGAATAACGCTGGTAACACATTTATAAATTGAATACCTAATGTTAGTAGAGTTGGTTAAAGAGGCATCTGCATCTTGCACTTGTAACAGTTCAGAAAAACGCTCGTTCACTTTAGGATTAAATACAATTACGGATAATAAGCCTATTGCCCCTAGTCCAAAGACGTAGTACAATTTCTTGTTCTTAAACATGAGTACGAGATATGCCGCAACAAGAATTAATGCTATAATGGGTCCTTTTTTGATCATTATCAGTAAAAAGCCTATAAAGACAATATTGATGATAATGAGTAAAATAAGTTTTTTCCAATGGAGTCCTTTTTGAACTAAAAACAAAGAAAAGATCATCGCAACACCTATATGCATACTGAGATAAATGGGATGAATTTTCCATCCTGAGATATCTGACCTTATGATGTTGACAAAATGCAGAATGACCTCGTCAAAGCTGTACTGCTTACTAAATATGATAAAAGCGCCTACATTGACTATCAAGGTTGCTATGATAAAAAACCACATTAAGGTATAGCGCCTGTCTAGAATATACGATAAGCATCTTTTACTCATGCTAGCGGTAACTAGTGGAAAGATAATTAAGGCAGCTCCTGTAGAAATCTTACGGAACCCATAGGATAAGTCTTCAGTATACAATAAGCTGATCAAAAAGAAGAAAAACAGACTAGAATTAAGTAAAAAATAATTCCATTTAAAACGCTCTCGGTCAATTATTTGACTAGAAATTGCTGCCATTGCATAAAGGCCGATCAAAATAGGCCGCGCGCCTCTAGGGATAATAGGCATAAGAAACATGGCCACGGTCATGTAAAAAAGCAGTTGAGGTAGATATTTAGTTAGTTTTTCTTTGAAACCCATATTTTTTGATCGAGAACAATACCTATTAAATAAATGATTGATTTAGGAACGATGTAAAGCCCTATTAAAGTACCTATAAAGTAGCTAAATCCATTTGTAAAATCCCCTCTTAATAGGAAGATCAAATGCATAGCAAAATAAAAAGCTATTGCTTTTTTTAAATAGTCCTTACTGTTGAGCCAAGTTAGAAAATATACAATTGTGATTGCTAGTAAAAAGGCCATTAGAAATACTCCAAAATAGCCGAAGTTCATATAACCTTCAGAAACTAGAGGGTTAGACAAATTTGCAAACCAAAAATCGTATCTCTCAATGAGATGATCTCCTACTACAAGACCCGAAGAATCTGGCTTTGATAGCCATAAACTTCTAGGGACAAAAAATAAAAATGCACTCAGTGATTGAAAACCATAGGACAACCCATTTTCTTCTACTATTTCAATAACAACACCTATGTTAATAAAGGCGTCATAATTGAGCGACATATAACCAAGGTTTAAATCATTTTTTCTCAGGAATAAACTGGGATTAGAAATTAGGTCTGCAATACCATAATCTACATGTGTTAAAAACTGAAGTGCAGGAAATGCAACTATCATGGAGAAAAAAAGCAAAAATGTTGTTTTAACGTTACTATTCATCAATTTAGGATAAAAAAGGAAAATAAGTAATAAATAAATGGGTCCTAATGCATTTCTTTTTTCTGTCAAAGGGTTCTTTAAAACTAATAGGAAAATCAAAAAAACAGCAATACTGATTATTAAGAAAAGCCACTTACTTGCGGTCAATTTTGATTTTATCAAGTAACTGGTAGAGATAACAATTCCTGCTAAAGGAATTATGAAAAGAACCTTAGTCCTGATTAATAAATCACTGATGTTATAATCGGAAACTTTCCAGCTGGGCCGTGTAAACTCATCCACAAGAAAACCAAAGTTAGTGATGATTATTAAGGCTGATAGGATTAAAAATATAAAAGGAATTATATAAGTTTTACCTTTTAAATTAACCGGTGGTTTTTTAGTGGTTTTAATTAAAGTTTTTGTGCCTATATAAGTGAGAAAAAAAACAATATGAAAACCAGAAATTAAAAAATTAGTTTTGATAAATACCCATTCATCAAAGGGAAACTGATTCCCATAAACCGGGAATTCCATAGCTGTCATGGTGCTTGCTTGAGACATGGGAGCTACCAGAAAAAACAGGAAGTTGAAAACTATATAAGTACTTAAAAAAGGACTGTATGTCTTTTCAATAAAAATATGGAAATACGTTATAAACGTAATGATAATTGCATTACTGAAGAAAGACAACCATAAGGAAATACTTGTATCAAATGTTGCAAATATGAACGCCGTTACAAGTAAGTAAACAAATATGAATGTGTTTCTTAAAAACATTATTCCTAATTTTTTATTTTCCCTACAAAAACATGTCTGTTTATGTCAAGTTCTTCATCAAGGATGTAATCAAATCTATCTGAAAAGTTGGTTTTAAACCATTCTAAAGTATAATATTCTGGAACCTCTGGTATGTTATCCATATCACCAGAATATAGTCCCAGCGGCATGAATTCTATTATAACATATTTAGTAGCTAGAGATTCTAACACGTTAAAAATATGATCTACAGTAATGTCTTGAGTAAGTATAAGATGATGTGTCACGGCAAGTGCCATTACTACATCAGCATTAATTCTATCTTCAATTTTATTTGTGTTTGTTCTATTATTAGGACGTACAAAATCATAAAGCAAAGGCAACACTTTATCACTAAATCTATTGTTTAAATAAATCTGATCAAGAGCGTTTTTATCATAATCAGTGGCAATAATTTGATTCATCTGAGTATTCTCTCTGACATAATCAGCAAATTTACCTTGATTAGAAGCTAGCTCAATTAAAGAAGTAGCGTCACTTAGGTCTTTATTAATGATTTCTGTTATTCTCAAAAATCTATTGTCTTGAGAAGGATTTTTATTATTGTGATAATCCTTCCAGTAAGAATCTATATGGCTTGTTGATACTCTTTTCAATAGTCGCTTTGCGTAAGAAACAGAATATTTATTTTGAAAGAGTTTTTTAAATTTTAAAAGCTTATCAATATGTTTATGCTTCCCGTATTTTTCAATAACTCGTACATATCGAGCTGCTGCAAGTCTCCTTTTGCTGTTATGAATTTTAAAAATCCAGGAAGTGATTTTCTTTCCTAGAATTGTGACATGTTTATTTCTTAACAAGAACAAGTCTCGATCACTAAAGAGTCCGTAATGTAAGTAGATACTGTTTGATAAATCAGAAAACCCTTTATTATACAAATATAAAGGCATGTAAAAGGAATTATAAAAGTTGTTAAAACCCGTCCAAGCCTTATCGTTTTTGGCATCTACTTTTATAAAGCTACCAAAATCTAAATAAACCGGCTGAGCCATGTTAAAGACCACATTAAAAGCATGTACGTCAAATAGTTCATATCCGTATTTGTTTGCAACTTCATTACAATCTAAAACCGTATTTGCCGCATCTTGTAACATCGAGAATGACCACTCATACGGGTAATTCCAAAACTCTATATTTTCATGTTCAATGACTAGATCAAATCCTTCTATTTTCAAGTCAGAGATCCATGTTTTAACAAAGAGTTTTTTGGTAATTAATTCATCTAGCATACCACCAGACATCATATCCTTAACTTGCTCTATATATTCCTTATTAACGCCTCTAATGACTCTATCTCCATAAAAAAATAAAGTGCATACTTGATCAATAGAAATCTCAAGCGTTTTTAATTCTTCCCTTCTAATAACTTCACTCATAATGGTTTGATCCATGTTTTAGGTCTCAAAACATTAATAATAGACCTGGTTTGTAAGTAGAAATTCTCTCTTGTTTTCTTGAAGAAAAAATTTATAAAATAACTCGATATAGAATATGAAATCAAGGTAGCATAAGCAGCTCCTTTTAAACCATAATCCTGAATCAAATATATATTCAACGATATATTTAATACGGCACCTAATATAAGTCTAAAACTCGCTAACTTTTCTAATCCTTCATTAAGATAATAACTCCATGAGGCATTACTTAAAAAGACAAAAACTATGGACCAAATATAAATACTTAATAATCCACTGCTTGCCGCATACTCTTCACCAAATAATACTTGAACCATTATAGAGCCGAAAAAAGTATAAAGAACACACGCAGAAATAGCTATTTTCATTAATAAATCATATAATTTTTGCAATCTATTAATGAATTGTACTCTGCTTTTTTTTCTCAAAGCAACTAATGATGGAAAAATAGACTGTGTAATCGTTACTGTAATAAAAAGCCATACACCAGTAAGTTTAACAGCAACACTATATATACCTACTTCATACTCGCTAAGGAATTGCTTGATCATTACTTGATCTATTTTCATATAAAGCGCCGCCGCAACAGAACCTAATATTAATAACTTCCCTTTATTAAAAAGCTCTATTGCTACTTCTTTTTCAAAGCTCCAATTTAATGGGTTTAATTTTTGCCCTTTATAGACAATTATGTAGGCTATAGCTAGTAAAACCCATTCTAGAAGTATAGCAAATGCAAACCACAATAATGAGTATTCAAATAGTATAAAATACACCTTTAATAAGGCTAAACATCCTATGACAATTATATTACATATT is a window of Nonlabens sp. MB-3u-79 DNA encoding:
- a CDS encoding O-antigen polymerase translates to MSQASTMTAMEFPVYGNQFPFDEWVFIKTNFLISGFHIVFFLTYIGTKTLIKTTKKPPVNLKGKTYIIPFIFLILSALIIITNFGFLVDEFTRPSWKVSDYNISDLLIRTKVLFIIPLAGIVISTSYLIKSKLTASKWLFLIISIAVFLIFLLVLKNPLTEKRNALGPIYLLLIFLFYPKLMNSNVKTTFLLFFSMIVAFPALQFLTHVDYGIADLISNPSLFLRKNDLNLGYMSLNYDAFINIGVVIEIVEENGLSYGFQSLSAFLFFVPRSLWLSKPDSSGLVVGDHLIERYDFWFANLSNPLVSEGYMNFGYFGVFLMAFLLAITIVYFLTWLNSKDYLKKAIAFYFAMHLIFLLRGDFTNGFSYFIGTLIGLYIVPKSIIYLIGIVLDQKIWVSKKN
- a CDS encoding flippase; this encodes MLSKIFKSVEISRYFNNALWLLVEKGVRVIDAFFVGIWIAKYLGPNDYGTLSYSESFVYLFTAIAGLGLDQIVVKELVKTPEKRDQIIGTAMVLRTLGFMAMVFIMLPVLYYQQESTTTLYIIGLLSLSVAFQSFKIIDFYFQSEVKSKYTAICNIIVIGCLALLKVYFILFEYSLLWFAFAILLEWVLLAIAYIIVYKGQKLNPLNWSFEKEVAIELFNKGKLLILGSVAAALYMKIDQVMIKQFLSEYEVGIYSVAVKLTGVWLFITVTITQSIFPSLVALRKKSRVQFINRLQKLYDLLMKIAISACVLYTFFGSIMVQVLFGEEYAASSGLLSIYIWSIVFVFLSNASWSYYLNEGLEKLASFRLILGAVLNISLNIYLIQDYGLKGAAYATLISYSISSYFINFFFKKTRENFYLQTRSIINVLRPKTWIKPL